TTAGCACCCAGCTATCATTGTGCAGATCGCGAATTTTCACTCCATCAATCAGTTCAACTTGTTCTGCTGGATGACTCTCCAAGAAATGACGCATCAGCGCCCCCTTGAGAGTCCAAGGACATGGTACTGTATAAGATTTGTGAGAAACTCTGGGTAACTCGGCTCTAATTGCCCCTAAAGAGCGCTCTTGTAAAGATAGCATTTCCATCAATTTGGCAACTGCAAACATGGCATCAAAACCAGGATGAAGTTGTGGGAAAATAAAGCCCATCTCTCCACTACCCCCTAAAACCACGTTGGGATCGGTGTGACACGCTTCCATCAAAGCTGTGGGATTAGCTTTAGTGCGGATCACCCTAGCATCGTGACGACGAGCAATCTCTTCGACAGCACTAGAAGCATGAACGGGAATCACTATCGTACCGCGAGGATGAGCCGTTAAAATCATGTTAACCATCAAAGCAGTTAACATTTCTCCCCGAATTGGTAAACCAGATTCATCTACCAGAATAAACTGCTCCCCGTGAGCCGAAACTTGTACCCCAAAGTTACCTTTTAAAGCTTCAACCACATGACCTAACTGGTTCAATAAAGCTTCTTTTTCGGCAGATGAAACCGCACTTTGATTGAGAGTAGCATTTAACACTACTGCATCCGCACCAAATTTAGCCAGCAGTTGCGGTAAAATCGCTCCAGAAACTGCATAAACATAGTCAATGACCACTTTTGAACCGCAATTCCGAATCGCTTCTATATCTAGCTGCTTTTCAAAAGCTTGGCTGTAAATATCTAAAGCGTGACCGAGATGATTGACAGAGCCGATATCGGAAGCTAGAACTCGACGTAAGTCTTCTTTAGCATAAGTACCTTCAATTTTCTTTTCTTTCGCCTTAGAAATGTTGATTCCTTTAGGGTCAAAAAACTCGATTAAGACATAATCTTGGCGATCTGGGTGTAAACGGACGTGAATCCCTCCCGCTACTGATAAAGTAGGAATTACTGTCCGCGCCACGGGAATAGCGGTAGCATCTAAGTTTAAGACATTGACACCTGCTGACATCAATCCAGAAATCAAAGAACGAGAAACCATCCGCGAAATACTGCGCTGATCTCGCGAAACAGAGACATTTGCTCCCACTTTAAGGCTAGAACCGTAAGCCACTCCCAGTTTAACCGCAAATTCAGGGGTAATATCAATATTTGCCAACCCTTGAACGCCTCGTTGTCCAAACAGGTTGCGGTGGGCGATATGACCCCAGATCAAGTTAATATTTAGGGTGGCTCCAGCTTCAATTTGTTTACTGGGCCAAACCCTGACATTGGGACTCACTTGAGCTTCTTCACCCACAGCAGATAAAGAACCAATTACAGCCCCCTCTAAGACATGAGCGCGGCGATCGACTCTCGCTCCGCGACCAATCACACAAGCTCTTAAATGCGCCTCTTCGCGGACTATCGCGCCATTCCAGATAATCGGGCGTTTCAGATCGGCATCAGCACCAATAGTTACATTATCGCCGATTACAGTTCCAGGCTCAATTCTAACTCTTGCTCCAATCCGAGTTCCATGACCTATCAAGACTGGTGGAGTAATCTCCACGCTGGGGTCGATTTGACTATTTTGACCTACCCACACCCCTGGCGATCGCTCAACATAAGCTGACATATCTAGGTGTATTTTGCCGTACAAAGCATCATATTGAGCTTCGCGGTAGGTATCTAGATGACCCACATCACACCAGTAACCTTCGGCGATATAGCCGTACATGGGTTCTTCTTTAGCTAAAAGTAACGGAAATAAGTCGGTAGAAAAATCTTGCTCAGCGTTAGCTGGTAAATATTCTAGAACTTCTGGTTCTAAGATATAAGTGCCTGTATTTACTGTATCGGAAAAGATCTCGCTGGTAGAAGGTTTCTCTAAAAACCGATTAATTCGGTGTCGTTCGTCAGTAATCACGACTCCAAACTCGATGGGATTGGGAACGCGAGTCAAGATTAATGTAGCTTTAGATTTATTTTGTTTGTGAAAAGCGATCGCCGCACTCAAATCAAAATCGGTAATGCTATCGCCACTAATCACCAAAAAAGTCTCTGTGAGTAATTCGCTCACGTTCTTGATACAACCAGCAGTCCCCAAGGGTTGATCTGCTTCGATCGCATAGGTCATTTGGATGCCAAAATCATCCCCATTTTGAAAATAATCTTGCATGACATCGGGAAGATAGTGCAAAGTCGCAATTACTTCAGTAATGTGATGCTGTTTGAGCAGATTCAGGATATGTTCGGCAATAGGACGGTTCAAAATAGGCACCATTGGCTTGGGAAGATCGCAAGTCAACGGACGCAACCTCGTACCCGAACCACCCGCCATCAGCACTGCTCGCATATATATCTCCTCCTTGAAATCGAACTTTGATTGAGTCCTGAGTTATTTAATGGCATCTTAAAAGTGCATCATATTGTACTTCTTATATATAGCTACTCATATGGTGATGGCATCATCAACTTCCTCTAGATAGACTAGAAATAATTCACCAGAGAAACTAGTACCGTTGCTTTGGAAGTTAGAATACACGCTATATATCCCCTAGTTCACCGGCGATAGGAGGTCATTTTGGCTACGGGATCTAAAAAGCGCCTCAAAGCATGGAACAAACAGTTAGAAGTTCTCTTTGCCTCAGCTTTAGTCTTCCGAAGTACTGGCTACCTATTTGCGCCAATTTGTACTAGATCTAGATCAATCCTATCAAGATGTGTTGCAGTGCTACACCTAATGGTCAGAGGATTATCTCTAAATATCTGGGAGAATAACTCAAAATAGATAATTTATGCAAAAGAAGGTAGGTATTTATGTCTCAGTTAATTATTGCGGTTTTGGGAGGGATTTATCTATGGGGAGTTTGGAAGTTTTGGACTGGTTTTAGACGCACTAACTTCCAGCAAGGTCGTTTACCATTGTCCTTGCTATGGCCAGTGCTGTTGATTGGGAATGGCTCTTATCGGCAGAATTTTAGAAAGGCTTTGAAAGGTTAAAATCAGTTTGAAATCAACACTGGGGGCACAAAAAAGTTAGATAGAGCAGATGGTAACATCTGCTTTTTAATTTGATTCGATCTGAAAAGCTGCAACTATAGGAACTCAAGTAACTCTACTATCGTCTAGTCAACTTAGCTATAACAGATAAGGTCTTGCTCCCAAAAGCTTTAGCAGTAAGTAAGCTACCTTTTAGATCTAACTTGTATCTGATGCTGAAATTTAATTTTTGAAACTTGTCTATAACCTTGACGTATGCAACTTAAATGTGGAATGGCTAACTGGTGGCATTTAGTCGAAAAGTTTCATCATCAAAAGGCGATCGCACTCTATGCACCCCAGGGTATAGCTATTTCTTTAACTGTAAGCTATCTATTAGCTACTGGAACGTCAGTTTTAGCCAAACCTGCTTCATACCCCGCAATCTTTCAAGACGTTACCCTCAGCCCCAATTTTGCCCCAGATCCGCAAACAGTCAGGGGAATTGGTGGCGGCTCGGTACTGATGAAAACTATATCTCAAACTGACACCACACCTACAGGAGCTTGTATTGGGTTTGTTGACAAGTATCCAGATCATGAGGTTGTACTCAATTCATTTTTTAATTACTTAAAAATCGAAGTTCAAAGCCTAGAAGATACCACTATCCTCATTAAAGGTCCTGGTGGAACTTGGTGTAATGATGACTATCAGGGGAAAAATCCTGGTGTTGCAGGTCAGTGGCTGCAAGGTAATTACCAAATTTGGGTAGGTTCTTATAAACAGGAAGAATACTACCCTTACGTGATTAGGTTTACGGAAAAGCCATAAGGCAAAAAAAAAGTGCCAATTAAAGATGGAATCCGTTAACTTGGCACAATGGCACACAAAACTTAATTTTTTGGGGTTGAAAGCGGTTAAGTGCTTGGTAGAGAATCGCTTATTTGACCATGTAGGAATCATACTAGGTGCGATCGCTCAAAATCTCCTAACGGGCGTTAGGAAAAACGTTAGGAACTTGCGTTACACAATCTGGGTGTGACAGTTGAGAAGCTATCACAAACCCAGGTACAAATCTCTCAAACCTCAGCCAGAATCGAGATGAAGCTTGGAACAAGAGAAAATGGCTGGGATGTTTTACATCGGATATAACTTCGGTTTAGTAGCGTTAGTGCTGCTGGTTTTCGGAATTCTGCAATGGATGCACATACCTGCGGGTAGATTGATTGATTGGGTAATTGCTGTCGCTATTTTTGAATGGTTGTTGGTAATAGTGACTGTACCGTGGAATATTTACTTTGAAGCCAAGCAGGTGTTAGCTGATGCCGAGCAATCCAACGCCAAACAGATTACCATTGATCGCCAACAGGTTGAGTATGCTAAAACTATAGCCCAGCGATCGCTTGTCGTTGCCATTACTTTACACCTACTCTCAGCTATTGGACTGTACGGTTTAGCGATAACTGGTATTAGTGTAGTTGGTTATATTAGTTCTGGTGCAGCGTTACTTTTAACTGTACTGCGTCCGGCGGTGCGAACTTATGAGTATTTAGCCGTGCGATTGGCTGCGATTCGTCAGGAGTTCAAGTATCCCAGAGAAGATATTATGGAACTGCGCGATCGCTTTTCTAGTTTAGAAAATTCCCTGAAAAGTCTCGAAAACCAACTGAATCCCGAAATATCTGATTCCTGGGTAGCCATCCAACAGCGCTACTGGGAGGAAAACCGCCAACAAATCGCTCATGTAGGAGCATCTTTAGCAGAAGTACGCGCTACAAATAATCTGGAGCATGAGAAACTATCTAGAGAAGCCAGAAATGCGATCGCCCAAATCACCGATGACGGGCAGTTTCTGGAACACGTCCGCGAAATTCTGCGTTTTTTCAAGAATGCATGAGCGATCGCCCATCTTCTTGTGATATACTTTGGATATCATTAATAGATAACGAACATGAAATCCCAAATCGGTCAGTGGGGTAACTCTTTGGCAATTCGGATTCCTAAATATGCAGTGGAAGCATTGAAATTAAAGGCTAACGATGCGGTTGAATGTTCGGTAGAGTCAGGTAAGTTAACTATTGTCCCCATACAGCCTTTACCAGAACTAACTTTAGAAGAGTTGTTAGCAGAGGTGACAGAAACTTCCGCACCCGAAGTTGATTGGGGAAAAGCGACTGGAGAAGAAATTTGGTAGCCTATATTCCTTTACGGGGTCATTTTATTTGGCTGAATTTCGATCCTCAAGCTGGTTACGAACAAATGGGTAAGCGTCCTGCTTTGGTAGTGAGTTACGATGCCTTCAACCAAAAAATGGGATTTGCGTTCGTTTGTCCAGTTAGTAACACTCAACGTCAAAATCCCTTTTATGTAACCATTCCCGAAGGTGATGCTGTAACTGGAGTAATTATGACAGACCAAATGCGCTCTCTCGACTTTAGAGCGAGAAATGCTACTTTTATCAGCGAATGTCCCGATTTCGTACTTCAAGATGTTTTGAGACGGATTAAACCTATCATTTTTTAAGCAAAATCTTTTATAGCAGTTCTCAATTGAGTAAGGTACAAATTAGTTGTTTAAAAATCTTGTGGGGTGGGTATCTTGCCACTAGCGTCAACTTAACGTGAAACCTTTACCCTGCCGTGAACTCAAGTTCACGGCTAATAGCTCAAGTCCACTGAAGTGGACTGAAAATAGTTCTTAGAGTCCTCTTTAGAGGACTTTAGCTATAAGCCAGGGGTTTTCAACCTCCGGGCGGTTGTTGCCCAAACTCAGGATTCAGCAACCGTTTGAGCCTTAAATTGACACCAATGAACGCATTGCGGAGGTTGCGGTTCCGTCGTCGCACGGCGGAACTCCAGCAACCGTCCCCTACAGAGGGTTAATATGTAGCAGATATATAGTGATTTGGTATTACCCGCGATGAATTGCTTCAACTTCCAGCCTTACCATCCCCACATGAACTAATCCTTCTGCATCTACAGGATTATGGCTCAGAAATTGAGTTGCCATATCTTCGATAAAATCGGCTTGTAATTCGACAGGAATGCGAGAAGTGTATGGCATCCAGGTAGTTCTCAACCAAGCTTTTAAGCCTTCTTTACCTTGATGCGTCATGTCTTTGGGGACTAACTCTAGTCTTTGAGGTTTTAATCCTACCGCACTCAACCACTCTCGATACTCTTCCACACCATAAAAAGCATAGGGAAAGACAAAATCCTGAAAATATTGCTGCCATCTAGGTTGAGCAACGATCTTATTCGCAGATTCTTGAATTTCCTTAGCATTACCTTTACCACCAAACATGAGAATAGCTTTTCCAGAAGGCTTGAGACTGCGTTCGATCCCTTCTAATACTAAAAGATGTTCTTTAATCCAATGCAGACAAGAAAAGGAAACAATTAGATCGAACTGAGCGTCATAATTTAAGTCCCTAGCATCTCGCCATTCAAAGTTTAAATTAGGGAAGTCTGTAGACGGGAACTTTTGTTTGGCAAACTCAATCATTTCTTCTGAAAAATCTGTTCCCAAAACGAAACCTTGGGGAACACATTTAGCAATTTGAGCCGTAATTTTACCGTCGCCACAACCCAGATCGAGAATCCTTTCATTGCCATTTAGCTTAACTTTCTCTAGTAAGTCCTGGGCTAGCTTTTGCTGTCCGGTAGAGTTTTGTTGGTAATCTTCGGGGTTCCATTTATACATGGCGGTTTTCCGTAAATGCACATTATATATTTGCTTCATTATAATGTGCGATCGCCTGAAATTTACTATCTGCAATTTCTCCTCTCAAAAAACTTTTAAATATCGGGAACCTTAACGAAACTAGTAACGACTAATAATTTAGGAGCGCAAACAAACACTACACAAATTAAAGACTATGAAAACTACCT
The nucleotide sequence above comes from Merismopedia glauca CCAP 1448/3. Encoded proteins:
- a CDS encoding mannose-1-phosphate guanyltransferase encodes the protein MRAVLMAGGSGTRLRPLTCDLPKPMVPILNRPIAEHILNLLKQHHITEVIATLHYLPDVMQDYFQNGDDFGIQMTYAIEADQPLGTAGCIKNVSELLTETFLVISGDSITDFDLSAAIAFHKQNKSKATLILTRVPNPIEFGVVITDERHRINRFLEKPSTSEIFSDTVNTGTYILEPEVLEYLPANAEQDFSTDLFPLLLAKEEPMYGYIAEGYWCDVGHLDTYREAQYDALYGKIHLDMSAYVERSPGVWVGQNSQIDPSVEITPPVLIGHGTRIGARVRIEPGTVIGDNVTIGADADLKRPIIWNGAIVREEAHLRACVIGRGARVDRRAHVLEGAVIGSLSAVGEEAQVSPNVRVWPSKQIEAGATLNINLIWGHIAHRNLFGQRGVQGLANIDITPEFAVKLGVAYGSSLKVGANVSVSRDQRSISRMVSRSLISGLMSAGVNVLNLDATAIPVARTVIPTLSVAGGIHVRLHPDRQDYVLIEFFDPKGINISKAKEKKIEGTYAKEDLRRVLASDIGSVNHLGHALDIYSQAFEKQLDIEAIRNCGSKVVIDYVYAVSGAILPQLLAKFGADAVVLNATLNQSAVSSAEKEALLNQLGHVVEALKGNFGVQVSAHGEQFILVDESGLPIRGEMLTALMVNMILTAHPRGTIVIPVHASSAVEEIARRHDARVIRTKANPTALMEACHTDPNVVLGGSGEMGFIFPQLHPGFDAMFAVAKLMEMLSLQERSLGAIRAELPRVSHKSYTVPCPWTLKGALMRHFLESHPAEQVELIDGVKIRDLHNDSWVLILPDAGEPLVHIYANSSDRYWVDETLRDYRYRVQEFVEHERVDDNNQVVEV
- a CDS encoding AbrB/MazE/SpoVT family DNA-binding domain-containing protein, which gives rise to MKSQIGQWGNSLAIRIPKYAVEALKLKANDAVECSVESGKLTIVPIQPLPELTLEELLAEVTETSAPEVDWGKATGEEIW
- a CDS encoding type II toxin-antitoxin system PemK/MazF family toxin, with translation MVAYIPLRGHFIWLNFDPQAGYEQMGKRPALVVSYDAFNQKMGFAFVCPVSNTQRQNPFYVTIPEGDAVTGVIMTDQMRSLDFRARNATFISECPDFVLQDVLRRIKPIIF
- a CDS encoding class I SAM-dependent methyltransferase, which codes for MKQIYNVHLRKTAMYKWNPEDYQQNSTGQQKLAQDLLEKVKLNGNERILDLGCGDGKITAQIAKCVPQGFVLGTDFSEEMIEFAKQKFPSTDFPNLNFEWRDARDLNYDAQFDLIVSFSCLHWIKEHLLVLEGIERSLKPSGKAILMFGGKGNAKEIQESANKIVAQPRWQQYFQDFVFPYAFYGVEEYREWLSAVGLKPQRLELVPKDMTHQGKEGLKAWLRTTWMPYTSRIPVELQADFIEDMATQFLSHNPVDAEGLVHVGMVRLEVEAIHRG